The region TGGATAAAAACGAAGGCGCTAACGGATTTATTTTTGATGGTTTTCCAAGAACTGCAGCCCAGGCTGATGCTTTAGCTGAATTGTTGAAATTGAAGAATACCGAAGTTACCGCGATGATCGCTTTAGAAGTGGATGATGAGGTTTTGGTGAATCGATTATTGGAAAGAGGAAAAACTTCTGGAAGAAAAGACGATGCTGACGAATCGGTAATACGGAATAGGATTAAGGTTTATTACGATGAGACTGCGATCCTGAAAGAATATTATAAAAAACAAGACAAATATTACGGTGTAGATGGAGTAGGTTCTATTGAAGAAATTACCCAACGCCTTAGTGCTGTAATAGATAGGCTACAAGCTTAATCGCTCATTGAGGGTTTAATTTCCCCGAGGCTTGTCACGAAATAATAAAATAGTTTACTCGATAATCGAGATTTAAATGCTCCGAGGTTTGCCTCGAATCAAAATATTTTTTTATAAAATGCCTCGTGAGCTTGCCCCGAGGTAGTTTACTATTTAAACCTCCTGGGCTTTTCCAGAGGTTTTTGATTAAATTTTTAAAATATGACTGAAGGGAATTTTGTTGATTATGTAAAGATACACGTAGCTTCTGGAAAAGGAGGAAGTGGATCTTCCCACCTGCACCGTGAAAAATACGTTGCGAAAGGCGGGCCCGATGGTGGCGATGGTGGTCGTGGTGGCCATGTAATTGTGAAAGGGAACAAAAACCTCTGGACATTATATCATTTAAAGTTTAAAAGGCACATAAGAGCCGAACACGGGAGTAACGGGAGTAAACAACGAAGTAGCGGTGCAGAAGGTGACGATGAGTATATTGAAGTGCCATTAGGCACGGTAATTCGCGATACAGAAACCCAGGAAATTATTCACGAAATCACCGAAGATGGCAAGGAATATCTCATTGCCGAAGGGGGAATGGGTGGCCGTGGTAACTGGCACTTTAAGAGTTCTACGAATCAAACGCCAAGATATTCCCAACCCGGCATTGATGGGACTGAGGTAGACATTACCCTGGAGTTAAAAATTCTTGCCGATGTTGGTCTGGTTGGTTTTCCAAATGCCGGAAAATCTACTTTACTTTCGGTTATTACAGCCGCAAAACCTAAGATAGCCGATTACGAGTTTACTACTTTAAAACCCAATTTGGGGATTGTAGAATATCGTGATTTTAAAACCTTTGTAGTTGCCGATATTCCGGGAATTATTGAAGGTGCTGCGGAAGGAAGAGGAATTGGACATAGATTTTTACGCCATATAGAACGAAATTCTACTTTATTGTTTTTAGTGCCTGCTGATGCGCCCAATATTTCTGAGCAATACGAAATTCTATTAGATGAACTTCGCAGGTATAATCCTGAAATGCTGGATAAAGATAGACTTATCGCAATCTCAAAAAGTGATATGCTGGATGCCGAATTAAAACTGGAAATGAAGCACGAATTAGATAAAAATTTAGGAGCTCCTTACCTGTTCATTTCATCGGTTGCGCAACAGGGTTTAACCGAACTTAAAGACAGGTTATGGGAAATGCTAAATAAGGAAACTTCTTGAATTATAAGGTTTAAACGCGTATAGAGATCTTGGATTTGTGTTAATCTTTAGATTTTCTGAACGGTTTTTGATTAAATTTATGCAGCGTTGATGTATTTCAACGCTGCATTTTTTTGTAAATAAGTCAAAAATTCAATCTTATGAAGCTAATAAAATTACTTTTTGTTTTTGCGATAATTTCTTCCTGCAATACTCCAAAGGCGGTTTATGATTACGATGATACGGTGAGTTTTAATAATTATAAAACCTATCAGCTTTTTCCTGATTTTCAATCTGGGCTTTCCCAGTTAGATGAAACCCGGCTTATTGCCAGTTTAAAAAACGGAATGGAAAATGAAGGCTTTTCAACTTCTGAAGAACCTGGTGTTTATGTAAATGTTTATTCCCGAGAGTTTATGGATCAAAACCGAAGCAGTATTGGCGTTGGAATTGGCGGAGGCGGCAGAAGTGGTGGAGTAGGAGTTTCCGGAGGAATTCCTATAGAAAATAATTCTGTTATTCTTGAAGTAACAATAGACTTTATAGATGTTACTGAAGATTCTTTGATTTGGCAGGCCGTGGTAGAAAGCAAGTTTAACCCTAATTCTTCTCCTGAAAAGCGCAGGGTTATGTTTGATAAGATGGTTCAAAAGGCTTTGGAAGGTTATCCTCCAAAAAAATAATTTATGTAGTGGCTTTTTCTAAATTCAACTTATTGAAACTTTTGTAATAAAAAAGCCCCGGAAATTTCCGGGGCTTTTCACATTTTGGTTGGTTAGTTAGTAGCTAACCTATGGAAGATTTATTCTTCTTCCATTTCTTCAGAATCCATAGTGTCTTCATCATTCATAATGGTGAATTCACTACGCCTGTTCTTAGCATATTGGGCTGAAGAACAACCTGTAGGTTGTGTACAATCATTAAGTGGCATGCTTTCTCCATAACCTTTAGAAGTTAACCTGCTACGGTCTATGCCGTTTTCAACAAGATACTCTAAAGTAGAAGCTGCACGTCTCTCAGACAGTCCCATATTGTATTTGTCTGAACCTCTTGCATCAGCGTGAGAGCCAATTTCAATTTGAAGTTCAGGATACTTGTTCATAATATTTACAACTTTATCAAGAGTTGGTTTAGATTCGTCTTTAATTGTTGCTTTATCAAAGTCGAAGTAAATGTTACCAACATCTCTTAATTGTTGTCTACCTGTCTCAAGGTTTGTTTCTCTATCATCGTAATCAACAACAGGAGGAACATAATCTTCTCTGGTGAACACATAAAGGTTATCTGATCCTCTTCTGTTAGAAGCAAGATATCCTTTTTGGTTTTCTTCATCAATAATGAATGCGAAATCGTCGTGACCACTGTTTACCGTGTTACCAAGATTTTGAACTTCAGCGAAATCTCCTTCAGCTCTAAATACATCTAAGTTACCAAATCCCTGGTGACCATCTGAAGCGAAATAAAGTACTCCTTCTTCACTAATGTAAGGAAATTGCTCACGGTGTGGAGTATTAACTCCGGTCCCAAGATTTTCTGGTTCACCGTAGGTTCCGTCTTCATTTACATCTACAACATAAATATCAAAAGAACCTTCAGAACCTGGCATATCGCTGGCAAAATAAAGTTTGCTACCATCTGCACTTAAGCTTGGGTGTTCAGTAGAAAATTCGTCACTCGTAAAAGGAAGCGCTTCAATATTGCTCCATTCACCATCTACCATTTCAGCACGGAAGATTTTAATATGACCAACTCTAATTCCTTCTTCGTTCTTCACTCTTTTTTCGCTGTTACGGTCAAAGTACATTACCTGGCCATCTTCGCTAAAAGTTGCAGAACTTTCGTGCTCATCAGTATTAATTTTATCAGAAAATAAAACGATGTCACTTAGTTCTCCGTCTTCAGACATTTCAGCAGAGTAAAGATCTAAAGTTGGTTTTTTGTTCCATGGGTAAACCGGACGCTCCTGATTTCTTGTTGAAGCGAAAGTAATTCGGTCTCCAAAAAAAGCAATACCAAAATCTGCTGAAGCACTGTTGTTCATGATTTGCTCGGTAGTATAAACATGAGGTGCCACAGTATCTAATTTACGTGCAAAATCCTCGTGGTTTACATCATCACCAGTAAAATCACTCATATATTCATCGGCGTCATCCTGGTCCCCGGTTGCGCGCAAAGAATGTGCGAATCGAAATTTATACGCAGGTTCTGTGATATCTTCGTGTCTCAGGAAAAGTGTGCGGTAAACTTCCGCAGCACTCTCCATTTGATTTGTGTAGAAGTATGCATCTCCAAGGTTTTGTAAAACCTCCTGATTTTTATCTACAACTTTTTCATAAGCTTCTGCAGCGTCAATGTAAGCTCTTTGCGCAAACAATTTTTCTGCTTTCTTTATTTCGGCACTTTGCCCAAAAGCGGCAAGGCCTATAAAAAGAATAAAAAGGGTACTATATAAATTTTTCATATTATTCGTGTTTTAGAAGAATCTAGGTGATTTGTCATATCCTTTGGTAAGGCCAAACAGGTCAAGATCAAACAATAACATTACCTCGTGAGTTCCGCCTAAATTGTAATTAGCGAATTCTGAAGTAAAGTGATCGTAAGCATACCCTACACGTAGTGATGGGGTGATCTTGAAGTTTACAAGTCCTGTGATGGTTTCATTAAATCTGTAACCAACACCGGCTTCAATCCTATCGTATAACAAAACGTTTGCAGTAACATCTACTGCCAACGGAGCACCTTGAACACCTCTTGCCATAAAAGCAGGCTTCAATTTAAGATCTGGGTTAAGTTGAAAAACGTATCCACCAGTTAAGTAATAGTGAATTGCTTCTTCACCTAAAGCCGCAATCTCTTGTTCGTTCTCAATGTATTTTGAAGTAAACAGGTTAGGAGCAGAAGCACCTAAATAGTAATTATCTCCAAACCAAAAAGCACCAAGTCCAAATACCGGGAAAACTTCGTTTACATTTTCCAAAGCAGGATCTCCCGGTTGATTTACTTGCAATCCTGAAAGGTTTGCATCAAAAGTGGTAAGACCACCTTTAAGACCAAAAGAGATTTTACTGTTTTCCCCTGCTGGAAGTACATAAGCGAAATCGGCAGTAATATTGTTTTCTTTAACAATACCACCAATTTCATCGTGAACTACGGTTAAACCAAGTTCTACTCTTTCACTTACAGGAGTGTGGGCAAAGAAGTTGGCGGTGCTTGGAGCACC is a window of Salegentibacter salegens DNA encoding:
- a CDS encoding PorP/SprF family type IX secretion system membrane protein; this encodes MKKTITKYLIFAVVILFSVKGMAQQDPLFTQYMYNMSVINPAYATDDPGMLNLGGIYRSQWQNVDGAPSTANFFAHTPVSERVELGLTVVHDEIGGIVKENNITADFAYVLPAGENSKISFGLKGGLTTFDANLSGLQVNQPGDPALENVNEVFPVFGLGAFWFGDNYYLGASAPNLFTSKYIENEQEIAALGEEAIHYYLTGGYVFQLNPDLKLKPAFMARGVQGAPLAVDVTANVLLYDRIEAGVGYRFNETITGLVNFKITPSLRVGYAYDHFTSEFANYNLGGTHEVMLLFDLDLFGLTKGYDKSPRFF
- a CDS encoding adenylate kinase, yielding MTNLVLFGPPGAGKGTQADILKEKYQLIHISTGDVFRYNIKNKTELGLHAKSFMDKGQLVPDEVTIKMLNAEVDKNEGANGFIFDGFPRTAAQADALAELLKLKNTEVTAMIALEVDDEVLVNRLLERGKTSGRKDDADESVIRNRIKVYYDETAILKEYYKKQDKYYGVDGVGSIEEITQRLSAVIDRLQA
- a CDS encoding OmpA family protein; this translates as MKNLYSTLFILFIGLAAFGQSAEIKKAEKLFAQRAYIDAAEAYEKVVDKNQEVLQNLGDAYFYTNQMESAAEVYRTLFLRHEDITEPAYKFRFAHSLRATGDQDDADEYMSDFTGDDVNHEDFARKLDTVAPHVYTTEQIMNNSASADFGIAFFGDRITFASTRNQERPVYPWNKKPTLDLYSAEMSEDGELSDIVLFSDKINTDEHESSATFSEDGQVMYFDRNSEKRVKNEEGIRVGHIKIFRAEMVDGEWSNIEALPFTSDEFSTEHPSLSADGSKLYFASDMPGSEGSFDIYVVDVNEDGTYGEPENLGTGVNTPHREQFPYISEEGVLYFASDGHQGFGNLDVFRAEGDFAEVQNLGNTVNSGHDDFAFIIDEENQKGYLASNRRGSDNLYVFTREDYVPPVVDYDDRETNLETGRQQLRDVGNIYFDFDKATIKDESKPTLDKVVNIMNKYPELQIEIGSHADARGSDKYNMGLSERRAASTLEYLVENGIDRSRLTSKGYGESMPLNDCTQPTGCSSAQYAKNRRSEFTIMNDEDTMDSEEMEEE
- the obgE gene encoding GTPase ObgE — translated: MTEGNFVDYVKIHVASGKGGSGSSHLHREKYVAKGGPDGGDGGRGGHVIVKGNKNLWTLYHLKFKRHIRAEHGSNGSKQRSSGAEGDDEYIEVPLGTVIRDTETQEIIHEITEDGKEYLIAEGGMGGRGNWHFKSSTNQTPRYSQPGIDGTEVDITLELKILADVGLVGFPNAGKSTLLSVITAAKPKIADYEFTTLKPNLGIVEYRDFKTFVVADIPGIIEGAAEGRGIGHRFLRHIERNSTLLFLVPADAPNISEQYEILLDELRRYNPEMLDKDRLIAISKSDMLDAELKLEMKHELDKNLGAPYLFISSVAQQGLTELKDRLWEMLNKETS
- a CDS encoding DUF4136 domain-containing protein, with protein sequence MKLIKLLFVFAIISSCNTPKAVYDYDDTVSFNNYKTYQLFPDFQSGLSQLDETRLIASLKNGMENEGFSTSEEPGVYVNVYSREFMDQNRSSIGVGIGGGGRSGGVGVSGGIPIENNSVILEVTIDFIDVTEDSLIWQAVVESKFNPNSSPEKRRVMFDKMVQKALEGYPPKK